In Alphaproteobacteria bacterium, the genomic window GATGGTGGCCCATCTCCCTGCTTCGCGTGATCCGTTTTGACATGGGCGCCACCGTCAGTGGGGGGCACCCACCGACCGTTATGAGGATTCGCCCGGTCGCACTGTGTCGACATCGACAGACACGAAGGTGCGGCCGAGCCGGCCGGAGCGGAACGTCACCTTGCCCTCGGTCAGGGCGAAAAGCGTATGGTCCTTGCCCATGCCGACGTTCTCGCCGGGATGGAACTTGGTGCCGCGCTGGCGCACAATGATATTGCCTGGAATGACGATCTCGCCGCCATACTTCTTGACGCCGAGTCGCCGGCCCGCCGAATCGCGGCCGTTGCGTGAGCTGCCGCCCGCCTTTTTATGGGCCATTCTTCTATCTCCCTAGGCGTCGGCCCTGATATCGGCGATGCGCAGCACGGTCTGTGCCTGGCGATGGCCGCGCTTGCGGCGATAGCCCTGGCGGCGTTTCTTCTTGAACACGATGACCTTGTCGTCCCGTGCCTGCTCAAGCACCGTGGCGGTTACTTTAGCGCCGGAGACGGTCGGCGTGCCGATGGTTGCCTCGGCGCCCTCGCCCACCATCAGTACATCGTTGAAGGCAATCTCGTCGCCGGCCTCGCCGGACAGGCGCTCGACGGAGATCACATCGTTCTTAGAGACACGGTACTGCTTGCCGCCGGTCTTTATGACTGCGTACATGATGCACCCCAACGTGCGGCGCCCAGAGCGTGCCGCCAAATTTCGTGAGGGCGCGACTATAGCGCCTGCCGTGGCCCTGTCAACGCCGTCCACCAAGGGCGCTTGCCGCAGCAGAATCCCTGGGTTAGGTTCCGCCGGCCTCACGATAAGGGAGCCCGTGGAGGGGTGCCGGAGTGGTCGAACGGGGCGGTCTCGAAAACCGTTGTGCGCTTTGCGTACCGTGGGTTCGAATCCCACCCCCTCCGCCACTACTTCTTGATCACCGCTTTGACGTTCGCGAGCGATGTCACAGAAAGATTCATCAGCACAGACGCGAGGCTATAATGATCAGGAAAGGCAAGACGCCGCCACAAGTCCGCTCCCTGCACCCGCATAAAAGCAGACGTATCGGAGAGTTCGCAGGTCGACAGCCGATTGTATAAGTATGCGGGTCACGGGCTATCCAGCGTAAACGAAATTTTGCACCCGGCCTGACGACTTGGCGACTGGCAATAGCGGGCAGTGTTACTCAACCAAACCAAGAAACTCGTCTACCGTGCGCACGGCATGTGCTATACGCGGGTAATCGAGCTCGATCGCCGCTTTTTGCTCGGCTGGGGTGAAAGTCGCAACCGCGTCTTTCAGAAACGTGGTGTGATAGCCCATCTCCACGGCATAGCGCCCAGTCGACTCGACACAGGTGTTGGTAGCCAAGCCGACCACGATAACATGATCGACGCCGCGTTTGCGGAGCTGGTAGTCAAGATCGGTGTTGGCAAAACCACTCGACAGCCAGTGCTCATCGGCAACGCCATCACCCGTATGCGGCTGCAGGTCAGGATGCCACTCGCCGCCCCAGGTGCCGTCCGCGAAGACTTGGTATTTGGCGACGGCCTGATGCACAGGGTGGGGAAACTTCCAGTCTGCGAAATCGCCCTCACGCCAGCGACGGTGGGGTGCATAGACGACATGCACGCCCCTAGCGCGCGCAGCCTCGACCAGCCGTTTCAGGTTGGGTACTAGGTTCACCGTTTCCGCGACCGGTTGCACCCGGGGCCAGATCTTGCCACCCTCGGAGATAAAATCGTTATAGGGGTCGACCATGATCACGGCCGTGGTGGCGGCCGGATAGCTATCGTCCGCCGCAAAAGTCGGTGTTGTTGCGACAAGGATGGCCAAGCTCAGGGCAAATCCCAAACGTACCAGCATATTGTCGACTCCCATGCTCATTAAGGCGAAAGTTGTCCAAATTAACCTACAGGTGTTTTTATTAGTTTTGTTGCCACTGACAAGTGCTTCTCGTGATAATTTTACTGTCCGGCAAATAGTCAACTATGTATTCACAGGTTCCGGTTATCCCTTTATATTTTCCCGTGCCACCCGCTATCTCTTGGCGCCCTGCACCACCACCCCCAACTGATTGGTCACCGGCACTCCTTCTAGCCACGGCATACCATTTGTCGCCTGATGAATCAGTGAATGTGCCGGGCGACTCTAGATCTATGCCAGCGTCTGATTTCTTTGCGTAGATAGCACCCAAAATTGTGCCACTGGAGCCTGCTTCGAATGGGCCGCCGCTACTCTTAATTATGGTTACCGTACCGTCCAACGTCCCCACTCGAACCACATGGTCCAACTGCTCCACCGTTGCGAAGTCGGTGACGGCACTTAGGATAAGCTCATAGGTACCACTCTTGACGTGATGGTCTGCAAAAGCCATTTGTGTAGCACACAAAGCGCTTATTGCAGAGACCAGTACCACACCCATTTGATTCCGAACTGACATTTATTCTCTCCCCTCCAAATTAGTGATAATTATTTTTTGTTAGTTTGATGGAAGTATTTGAAAGTTGTCAATGCTGCCGTCTGGTGGGCGCCGGAGAGCCATAGAAATTCAGGCTTCTTCTCTGAGGTCTAAGCCATTAAATGGAGCTAAAATGCCGACAGGGTATGGGACTGTGGCTCTTTGAGAGTTTTGCTGAGCGAACCGAATGTAACGCTCGCCAGTGGTCGACTCCCACTCGGCACGCTTACTATGTGCTTACTGAAGATAGACTGCGATAAAGGTGATCCCGAAGCCCTTTAAAAATATTGGAGCGGGCGATGAGATTTGAACTCACGACCCCAACCTTGGCAAGGTTGTGCTCTACCCCTGAGCTACGCCCGCGCTCCAGTAGGCCTGGCGCCCTTGGCGGCGCCCGGCGGGAGCGCGATAATAGGGGATGGATCGGGCGATGCAAGTGTGCTGTTGCGGCGGCCGGGCGGTGGCCTGGTGAGTGAGGCGCAGGCGCGACTTTTCACCCGTCTCGAAGCGCTCGGTATCGCCAGTGAGACGGTCGAGCATGCACCGGTCTTCACCGTCGAGGAGGCGCAGCGACTGCGGGGCGAGATCCCGGGCGGGCATTGCAAGTCTCTGTTCCTAAAGGACAAGAAGGGCGGGCTGTGGCTGGTGGTGGCGGATGAGGCACGGGCTGTCGACCTTAAAGCCCTGGCAAAGCAACTCGGGGCGCCGCGCTTTTCGTTCGGCAAGCCCGATCTGTTGCGTGAGGTGCTTGGCATCGAACCCGGCTCGGTGACGCCGTTCGCATTGATCAACGATCCAGGGCACAGGGTCACGGTGGTGCTGGATAAGGCCATGCTGAAACAGGAACGGCTCAACTATCATCCGCTCGCCAACACCGCCACCACGACCATCGCCAGCGCCGATCTGCGAGCGTTCATTGCGGCCTGTGGGCACGAGACGTATATAACGGAGCTGGACTAGACTCGGGCCAGCGTAGAAGGGGACGGCAGTATGGAAATGATGATTGGCGGCAATGAGGCGCCGGCCGACGCGATTAAGGATTCGGATACCGCCGGGTTCGCCGCCGACGTCATAGAAGCCTCACGCGAGGTGCCGGTGGTGGTCGATTTCTGGGCCGGCTGGTGCGAGCCCTGCAAGACCCTCGGCCCAGCCCTGGAGAAGGCGGTGCAGGCCGCCGGCGGCGCGGTCAAGTTGGTCAAGATCGACGTAGATGCCAACCAGCAGCTGGCGCAACAGCTGCGCGTGCAGTCGCTGCCTACGGTACTGGCGTTCAGCAATGGCCAGCCTGTCGACGGTTTCGTCGGTGCCGTGCCGCCGAGCCAGATCAAGAGCTTGATTCAACGACTCACCGGAGATACCGGTCCGTCCGAGGTCGAGCTCGCCCTGGAGCAGGCTGAGCAGTTGCTGGCGGCGGGCGATGCCGAGGGTGCTGGCAACCTCTATTCCCAAGCCCTCGCTGCGGAGAGTGACAATCCCAAGGCTGCGGCGGGCCTCGCCCGCGCTTTACTGGCGACCGGTGACGCGGCAGCGGCGCGCGAAGTTCTCGACGGCCTCGAGCCCGAGCTTGCGCGTAGCTCAGAGGTTGAGGGTGCGCGCGCGGCGATCGAGCTTGCCGAGCAAAGCGAGAACGCGATCGATGACAGCGAGACCGAGGCCTTGCGGGCGAAAGTGGCGGCCAACGAGAATGACCACCAGGCGCGCTTCGACCTGGCGGCGGCGCTCTTCGTGGCCGGCGACCGCGAAGGCGCGATCGATATCCTGCTCGAGATTGTAAGCCGCGACCGGGCCTGGAACGATGAGGCCGCGCGCAAGCAGCTAGTCAAGTATTTCGATGCCTTCGGCCAGACTGATCCGCTGACAATCGACGGCCGCCGCCGGCTGTCCTCGATCCTTTTCTCCTAAGTTGCAGGCGGCCATGCGCCCGGGCTCCTTCGCCATGCTGCCCGATACCTTGGCGGTGTTCCCGCTGGTGGGCGTGTTGCTGCTGCCACACGGGCGCCTGCCGCTCAATATCTTTGAGCCGCGTTATCTGGCGATGACCCAGGATACGCTCGGGGCCGAGAGTCTGATCGGCATGATCCAGCCAAGCGATCCGGCGGACGCCAGCGAGAACCCGCCGCTCTACAACGTCGGCTGTGCCGGGCGCATCAGCGGCTTTGCGGAGACCAAGGATAATTGCTTTCTGATCACGTTGACCGGGCTTTGCCGCTTCGCCGTGCGCGAGGAGCTGGATCTGGTTCAGGGTTACCGCCGGGTGCGGCCGGACTGGTCGGCCCACGCCGGGGACATGCGCATGCCCGATCCGGCGGTAGTGCCCCGCGACCGTCTTCTGCCGTTGTTGAAGGCCTATTTAGCCGCACACGACATCGAGGTTGACTGGCACGCCATTGAGAAGGTGTCGAGCGATCAGCTCGTCACCTCTCTAGCCATGGCCTGCCCTTTCGCGCCGAACGAGAAGCAGGCGCTGCTGGAAGCGCCACATCTGGCCGACCGGGCCGAGTTGATGATATCGCTGCTTGCTATGGCAGCGCTCGACGGCGGCGATACGAGTGACATGGTCAACTGACAAGGAGAGAGCCTATGGCCGAGAAGCGTGACGAGCGGGGTCCGATGGTGGATCCCAAGTTGCTCGAAATTCTTGTATGCCCGCTGAGCCATGGGCCGTTGTCCTACGATCGCGAGCGCCAGGAGTTGGTCAGCGAACAGGCGGGGCTGGCTTATCCGGTGCGCGAAGGTATCCCCATCTTGTTGGTTGACGAGGCACGGCGTCTGGATGACGAGGGCGCCGCCGCGTGAGCGAGGCCGCGCCCTGGCCCGAGGAGATCCGGCTCGTCGACGGCGGCCGCCGTCTCGAGCTGCGCTTCGACGACGGCGCCAGTTTCCCGTTGACGGCCGAGCTATTGCGCGTGGAGAGTCCCTCGGCCGAGGTCCAGGGCCACGGGCCGGGACAGAAGACACTGGTTGCCGGGCGCCGACATGTCGCCATCATGGCCGTCGAGCCGGTCGGCAACTACGCCGTCCGCCTACGCTTCGACGATTTGCACGATAGCGGCATCTACGCCTGGGATACCCTCTACCGCATGGGCCAGGACCAGGACGAACTCTGGCAAGCCTACCTCACCGGCCTGGAGACCCAGGGCCTCAGCCGCGATCCCTAATACCGTCACACCGCGATCAGATTGGCAGCAGGCCCATGGCATGACGCATGAAGACGCGCTTCAGCGGCGGCAGCTTGTCGACCGCGGCCAATCCGAGGTCGCGGGCCAGGCGCAACGGCGCGATGTCGTTTGAGAACAGCCGGTTGATGCCGTCGGTGGCGAGACCCATGCTGAGCACGTCGAAGCGGCGGCGGCGGGCGTATTCGGCGAGGCCCGCCGCGGCTCCGGGATCGAGGCCGAGGGCTGCGGCGTAGCCTAGCACCTCGGCCAGAGTGGTGATGTCACGCAAACCTAGATTGAGGCCTTGGCCGGCGATCGGATGGATGGCGCGTGCGGCATCGCCGACCAGCGCCAGGCGGCGATCGGTCATGCGTGAGGCCCAGGAGAGCGACAAGGGATAGCTCCAGCGCTGCCCCACCGGTTTGACCTCACCGAGATAGTCGGTGAAGCGCCAGGCGATCTCGGCAGCAAAGTCGTCATCGTCGAGCGCCATCATGACCGGCGCCAGGTCCGCGCGCTCGGTCCAGACCAGCGAGGCGCGATTGCGGCACAACGGTAGGATGGCGAATGGCCCGGCGGCGAGAAACCGCTCCTGGGCGATGCCGCGATGGGGGCGCTCATGCGCGACTGTGCAGACGATGGCGGTCTGATGATACGGCAGCCGGTTGACGCCGATGCACGCGCTATTGCGTGTTGTAGAAGTGCGGCCATCAGCGGCAATGG contains:
- a CDS encoding prolyl-tRNA synthetase associated domain-containing protein, whose translation is MLRRPGGGLVSEAQARLFTRLEALGIASETVEHAPVFTVEEAQRLRGEIPGGHCKSLFLKDKKGGLWLVVADEARAVDLKALAKQLGAPRFSFGKPDLLREVLGIEPGSVTPFALINDPGHRVTVVLDKAMLKQERLNYHPLANTATTTIASADLRAFIAACGHETYITELD
- the trxA gene encoding thioredoxin translates to MEMMIGGNEAPADAIKDSDTAGFAADVIEASREVPVVVDFWAGWCEPCKTLGPALEKAVQAAGGAVKLVKIDVDANQQLAQQLRVQSLPTVLAFSNGQPVDGFVGAVPPSQIKSLIQRLTGDTGPSEVELALEQAEQLLAAGDAEGAGNLYSQALAAESDNPKAAAGLARALLATGDAAAAREVLDGLEPELARSSEVEGARAAIELAEQSENAIDDSETEALRAKVAANENDHQARFDLAAALFVAGDREGAIDILLEIVSRDRAWNDEAARKQLVKYFDAFGQTDPLTIDGRRRLSSILFS
- a CDS encoding LON peptidase substrate-binding domain-containing protein — encoded protein: MRPGSFAMLPDTLAVFPLVGVLLLPHGRLPLNIFEPRYLAMTQDTLGAESLIGMIQPSDPADASENPPLYNVGCAGRISGFAETKDNCFLITLTGLCRFAVREELDLVQGYRRVRPDWSAHAGDMRMPDPAVVPRDRLLPLLKAYLAAHDIEVDWHAIEKVSSDQLVTSLAMACPFAPNEKQALLEAPHLADRAELMISLLAMAALDGGDTSDMVN
- a CDS encoding isochorismatase family cysteine hydrolase, which encodes MVDPYNDFISEGGKIWPRVQPVAETVNLVPNLKRLVEAARARGVHVVYAPHRRWREGDFADWKFPHPVHQAVAKYQVFADGTWGGEWHPDLQPHTGDGVADEHWLSSGFANTDLDYQLRKRGVDHVIVVGLATNTCVESTGRYAVEMGYHTTFLKDAVATFTPAEQKAAIELDYPRIAHAVRTVDEFLGLVE
- the rplU gene encoding 50S ribosomal protein L21 translates to MYAVIKTGGKQYRVSKNDVISVERLSGEAGDEIAFNDVLMVGEGAEATIGTPTVSGAKVTATVLEQARDDKVIVFKKKRRQGYRRKRGHRQAQTVLRIADIRADA
- the rpmA gene encoding 50S ribosomal protein L27 encodes the protein MAHKKAGGSSRNGRDSAGRRLGVKKYGGEIVIPGNIIVRQRGTKFHPGENVGMGKDHTLFALTEGKVTFRSGRLGRTFVSVDVDTVRPGESS
- a CDS encoding DUF971 domain-containing protein; this translates as MSEAAPWPEEIRLVDGGRRLELRFDDGASFPLTAELLRVESPSAEVQGHGPGQKTLVAGRRHVAIMAVEPVGNYAVRLRFDDLHDSGIYAWDTLYRMGQDQDELWQAYLTGLETQGLSRDP
- a CDS encoding Trm112 family protein, with protein sequence MAEKRDERGPMVDPKLLEILVCPLSHGPLSYDRERQELVSEQAGLAYPVREGIPILLVDEARRLDDEGAAA
- a CDS encoding UbiH/UbiF/VisC/COQ6 family ubiquinone biosynthesis hydroxylase, with product MAARNSETLDADLLIVGGGMIGLTTARAMADVGLTSVVIDREAPAEALAAAADGRASALAAGSVRLMRNIGVWQSMVDEAQPILEIRVSDGDAPFFLHYDHKDIGEEPLGYVVENRVTRAALHDAITGTPKVTHLAPAEVASLERSTSGVAARLTDGRDVRTCLAIAADGRTSTTRNSACIGVNRLPYHQTAIVCTVAHERPHRGIAQERFLAAGPFAILPLCRNRASLVWTERADLAPVMMALDDDDFAAEIAWRFTDYLGEVKPVGQRWSYPLSLSWASRMTDRRLALVGDAARAIHPIAGQGLNLGLRDITTLAEVLGYAAALGLDPGAAAGLAEYARRRRFDVLSMGLATDGINRLFSNDIAPLRLARDLGLAAVDKLPPLKRVFMRHAMGLLPI